One part of the Rutidosis leptorrhynchoides isolate AG116_Rl617_1_P2 chromosome 1, CSIRO_AGI_Rlap_v1, whole genome shotgun sequence genome encodes these proteins:
- the LOC139870791 gene encoding putative E3 ubiquitin-protein ligase RING1a isoform X2 — protein MPDVNGSNDSVYQDEQQPQQNVPEASLNDDVQSQEQAESDADDDDDDESTSSYSSSDSEEFVYVKLADVRNSVQCPICLGILRKTRKVLECLHRFCRECIDKSMRLGNNECPACRAHCASRRSLRDDPNFDNLIALLYPDIDKYEEEELTFSEDEKARNEQASIAQTSRRQLEALGKKRASAKATAAAYIRRSQTNNRNLRGKRNRKSTEPLGSDNEVNAGRSSTSEDEHVLPKRYKRRVGCQSANGGCDNNEAEGSRKPIGVHVSTGGSPEILTWGCGGIRSGSRSHTRHGSQSSSGVKNTSSSQLPKLIDHLQKLPQNDDDKLNFNLKLLSLDEQNIPNLQQPYICCKSTMSTFNIREYVAHMNDLEANKIELLLVKGDRNEVDNSVSSSLQPEPVVNPQTVDLQLLEDHQILLDIAKTSCRNHLTMVYRERPVSKSTSFNEKDYYIRAYVDGMISVMQKKIIAIDINDAVP, from the exons ATGCCTGATGTAAACGGTTCAAACGATTCAGTATATCAAGATGAACAACAACCGCAACAGAACGTTCCGGAAGCATCTCTAAACGACGACGTACAATCACAGGAACAAG CGGAATCTGAtgctgacgatgatgatgatgatgaaagcacTTCTTCCTACAGTTCTAGTGATAGTGAAGA GTTTGTTTATGTAAAATTGGCTGACGTTCGCAATTCCGTTCAGTGCCCAATATGTTTAG GTATACTTCGGAAGACCAGAAAGGTTTTAGAATGTTTACACCGGTTTTGTAGAGAGTGCATTGATAAATCGATGAGACTCGG GAACAATGAATGCCCTGCTTGTCGTGCTCATTGTGCAAGCCGGCGCTCTTTGAGGGATGATCCAAATTTCGATAACCTCATTGCATTGTTGTACCCTGACATAGATAAATATGAGGAAGAG GAATTGACCTTTAGTGAGGATGAAAAAGCTAGAAATGAACAG GCATCGATTGCCCAAACTTCCCGTCGCCAATTAGAAGCACTCGGCAAAAAACGTGCATCCGCTAAAGCGACAGCCGCTGCATATATTAGAAGATCACAGACGAACAACAGAAATCTCAGGGGAAAAAGGAATCGGAAATCTACCGAACCGCTAGGTTCTGATAATGAGGTTAATGCAGGCCGATCTTCAACATCAGAAGATGAACACGTATTACCGAAACGGTACAAAAGAAGGGTCGGATGTCAATCTGCAAATGGAGGCTGTGATAATAATGAAGCAGAAGGTTCTAGAAAACCGATTGGTGTGCATGTTAGCACTGGCGGCAGCCCAGAAATTCTGACGTGGGGTTGTGGCGGCATTCGGAGCGGCAGCCGGAGTCATACGCGCCATGGTAGTCAAAGTAGTAGTGGTGTTAAAAATACAAGTAGTAGTCAACTCCCCAAGCTGATTGACCATCTCCAGAAGCTACCACAAAATGATGATGATAAG TTAAATTTCAATCTCAAGCTCTTATCCTTGGATGAACAAAACATACCTAATTTGCAACAGCCGTACATTTGCTGCAAGTCAACCATGTCAACTTTTAATATCCGTGAG TATGTTGCTCATATGAATGATTTGGAAGCCAACAAGATTGAGTTATTGTTAGTAAAAGGGGATCGTAATGAAGTTGATAATTCAGTGTCTTCAAGTCTTCAACCTGAACCGGTTGTAAATCCTCAGACAGTTGACTTGCAACTGTTGGAAGATCATCAAATCTTGTTGGATATTGCTAAAACATCCTGTCGGAACCATCTG ACTATGGTTTACAGGGAGAGGCCGGTAAGCAAGTCAACGTCATTCAATGAGAAAGATTACTATATTAGAGCATATGTGGACGGTATGATATCCGttatgcaaaagaaaataatagcaATAGATATAAATGATGCTGTACCTTAA
- the LOC139870791 gene encoding putative E3 ubiquitin-protein ligase RING1a isoform X1: MPDVNGSNDSVYQDEQQPQQNVPEASLNDDVQSQEQAESDADDDDDDESTSSYSSSDSEEFVYVKLADVRNSVQCPICLGILRKTRKVLECLHRFCRECIDKSMRLGNNECPACRAHCASRRSLRDDPNFDNLIALLYPDIDKYEEEELTFSEDEKARNEQIQASIAQTSRRQLEALGKKRASAKATAAAYIRRSQTNNRNLRGKRNRKSTEPLGSDNEVNAGRSSTSEDEHVLPKRYKRRVGCQSANGGCDNNEAEGSRKPIGVHVSTGGSPEILTWGCGGIRSGSRSHTRHGSQSSSGVKNTSSSQLPKLIDHLQKLPQNDDDKLNFNLKLLSLDEQNIPNLQQPYICCKSTMSTFNIREYVAHMNDLEANKIELLLVKGDRNEVDNSVSSSLQPEPVVNPQTVDLQLLEDHQILLDIAKTSCRNHLTMVYRERPVSKSTSFNEKDYYIRAYVDGMISVMQKKIIAIDINDAVP; this comes from the exons ATGCCTGATGTAAACGGTTCAAACGATTCAGTATATCAAGATGAACAACAACCGCAACAGAACGTTCCGGAAGCATCTCTAAACGACGACGTACAATCACAGGAACAAG CGGAATCTGAtgctgacgatgatgatgatgatgaaagcacTTCTTCCTACAGTTCTAGTGATAGTGAAGA GTTTGTTTATGTAAAATTGGCTGACGTTCGCAATTCCGTTCAGTGCCCAATATGTTTAG GTATACTTCGGAAGACCAGAAAGGTTTTAGAATGTTTACACCGGTTTTGTAGAGAGTGCATTGATAAATCGATGAGACTCGG GAACAATGAATGCCCTGCTTGTCGTGCTCATTGTGCAAGCCGGCGCTCTTTGAGGGATGATCCAAATTTCGATAACCTCATTGCATTGTTGTACCCTGACATAGATAAATATGAGGAAGAG GAATTGACCTTTAGTGAGGATGAAAAAGCTAGAAATGAACAG ATTCAGGCATCGATTGCCCAAACTTCCCGTCGCCAATTAGAAGCACTCGGCAAAAAACGTGCATCCGCTAAAGCGACAGCCGCTGCATATATTAGAAGATCACAGACGAACAACAGAAATCTCAGGGGAAAAAGGAATCGGAAATCTACCGAACCGCTAGGTTCTGATAATGAGGTTAATGCAGGCCGATCTTCAACATCAGAAGATGAACACGTATTACCGAAACGGTACAAAAGAAGGGTCGGATGTCAATCTGCAAATGGAGGCTGTGATAATAATGAAGCAGAAGGTTCTAGAAAACCGATTGGTGTGCATGTTAGCACTGGCGGCAGCCCAGAAATTCTGACGTGGGGTTGTGGCGGCATTCGGAGCGGCAGCCGGAGTCATACGCGCCATGGTAGTCAAAGTAGTAGTGGTGTTAAAAATACAAGTAGTAGTCAACTCCCCAAGCTGATTGACCATCTCCAGAAGCTACCACAAAATGATGATGATAAG TTAAATTTCAATCTCAAGCTCTTATCCTTGGATGAACAAAACATACCTAATTTGCAACAGCCGTACATTTGCTGCAAGTCAACCATGTCAACTTTTAATATCCGTGAG TATGTTGCTCATATGAATGATTTGGAAGCCAACAAGATTGAGTTATTGTTAGTAAAAGGGGATCGTAATGAAGTTGATAATTCAGTGTCTTCAAGTCTTCAACCTGAACCGGTTGTAAATCCTCAGACAGTTGACTTGCAACTGTTGGAAGATCATCAAATCTTGTTGGATATTGCTAAAACATCCTGTCGGAACCATCTG ACTATGGTTTACAGGGAGAGGCCGGTAAGCAAGTCAACGTCATTCAATGAGAAAGATTACTATATTAGAGCATATGTGGACGGTATGATATCCGttatgcaaaagaaaataatagcaATAGATATAAATGATGCTGTACCTTAA